In one window of Henckelia pumila isolate YLH828 chromosome 1, ASM3356847v2, whole genome shotgun sequence DNA:
- the LOC140891035 gene encoding GDP-mannose transporter GONST1-like isoform X1 produces the protein MNTHGNSDEADAEIGGAEKNRERAPQSKIGFTLHNQALLSGLAYCVSSCSMILVNKYVLSSYNFNAGISLMLYQNVVSVVVVSILRLLGIITMEPLTWRLIKVWFPVNVIFVGMLITSMFSLKYINIAMVTVLKNVTNVITAIGEMYLFNKHHDNRVWAALFLMIVSAISGGLTDLSFHAVGYTWQFINCFLTASYSLTLRRVMDTAKQVTKSGELSEFSMVLLNNSLSLPLGIFLIFAFKEVDYLLQTPLLRLPTFWLVMTLSGFLGLAISFTSMWFLHQTGATTYSLVGSLNKIPLSVAGILLFKVPTSLENSASIFFGLLAGVLFARAKMR, from the exons ATGAATACACACGGCAATAGTGATGAGGCGGATGCTGAGATTGGAGGGGCAGAAAAGAATAGGGAAAGAGCACCTCAGAGTAAAATAGGATTTACATTGCATAATCAAGCCTTGTTATCCGGCCTTGCATATTGTGTATCTTCCTGCAGCATGATACTGGTTAACAAGTATGTCCTCTCCAGTTACAACTTCAATGCCGGAATATCTTTGATGCTATACCAG AATGTTGTGTCAGTGGTGGTTGTTTCCATTTTGAGATTACTTGGCATAATTACTATGGAACCACTCACATGGAGATTGATTAAGGTCTGGTTCCCAGTAAATGTTATATTTGTTGGGATGTTGATCACAAGTATGTTCAG TCTTAAGTACATTAACATAGCCATGGTCACAGTTCTAAAGAATGTAACCAATGTGATTACGGCTATTGGTGAAATGTATCTATTTAACAAGCATCATGACAACAGAGTTTGGGCAGCACTTTTCTTGATG ATTGTTTCAGCTATATCTGGAGGACTTACAGATCTCTCATTCCATGCTGTTGGATACACATGGCAGTTCATCAACTGTTTTCTGACTGCATCATATTCT CTGACTTTGCGTAGGGTCATGGATACTGCAAAGCAAGTCACTAAATCAGGAGAGTTGAGTGAATTCTCAATGGTCCTGCTTAACAATTCACTTTCACTGCCTCTAGGAATTTTTCTTATATTTGCATTCAAGGAAGTTGATTATCTTTTGCAAAC ACCACTTTTGAGATTGCCCACTTTCTGGCTAGTGATGACGTTGAGTGGATTCCTGGGCTTGGCGATTAGCTTCACGTCCATGTGGTTTCTGCATCAAACTGGAGCTACCACGTACAG TCTGGTGGGGTCTCTGAACAAGATACCTCTTTCTGTTGCTGGTATCCTCCTGTTTAAAGTTCCAACAAGTTTGGAAAATTCTGCCAGCATTTTCTTTG GCTTGTTGGCTGGTGTGCTTTTCGCAAGAGCGAAAATGCGCTGA
- the LOC140891035 gene encoding GDP-mannose transporter GONST1-like isoform X2, with translation MNTHGNSDEADAEIGGAEKNRERAPQSKIGFTLHNQALLSGLAYCVSSCSMILVNKYVLSSYNFNAGISLMLYQNVVSVVVVSILRLLGIITMEPLTWRLIKVWFPVNVIFVGMLITSMFSLKYINIAMVTVLKNVTNVITAIGEMYLFNKHHDNRVWAALFLMIVSAISGGLTDLSFHAVGYTWQFINCFLTASYSLTLRRVMDTAKQVTKSGELSEFSMVLLNNSLSLPLGIFLIFAFKEVDYLLQTPLLRLPTFWLVMTLSGFLGLAISFTSMWFLHQTGATTYRLVGWCAFRKSENALMVG, from the exons ATGAATACACACGGCAATAGTGATGAGGCGGATGCTGAGATTGGAGGGGCAGAAAAGAATAGGGAAAGAGCACCTCAGAGTAAAATAGGATTTACATTGCATAATCAAGCCTTGTTATCCGGCCTTGCATATTGTGTATCTTCCTGCAGCATGATACTGGTTAACAAGTATGTCCTCTCCAGTTACAACTTCAATGCCGGAATATCTTTGATGCTATACCAG AATGTTGTGTCAGTGGTGGTTGTTTCCATTTTGAGATTACTTGGCATAATTACTATGGAACCACTCACATGGAGATTGATTAAGGTCTGGTTCCCAGTAAATGTTATATTTGTTGGGATGTTGATCACAAGTATGTTCAG TCTTAAGTACATTAACATAGCCATGGTCACAGTTCTAAAGAATGTAACCAATGTGATTACGGCTATTGGTGAAATGTATCTATTTAACAAGCATCATGACAACAGAGTTTGGGCAGCACTTTTCTTGATG ATTGTTTCAGCTATATCTGGAGGACTTACAGATCTCTCATTCCATGCTGTTGGATACACATGGCAGTTCATCAACTGTTTTCTGACTGCATCATATTCT CTGACTTTGCGTAGGGTCATGGATACTGCAAAGCAAGTCACTAAATCAGGAGAGTTGAGTGAATTCTCAATGGTCCTGCTTAACAATTCACTTTCACTGCCTCTAGGAATTTTTCTTATATTTGCATTCAAGGAAGTTGATTATCTTTTGCAAAC ACCACTTTTGAGATTGCCCACTTTCTGGCTAGTGATGACGTTGAGTGGATTCCTGGGCTTGGCGATTAGCTTCACGTCCATGTGGTTTCTGCATCAAACTGGAGCTACCACGTACAG GCTTGTTGGCTGGTGTGCTTTTCGCAAGAGCGAAAATGCGCTGATGGTGGGATAA
- the LOC140874008 gene encoding secreted RxLR effector protein 161-like, protein MMQDKFEMSMMGKLTLFLGLQVRQMDKGIFINQVKYTKKLLKKFGMENCSAASTPMSASIKLDKYAAETSVDQTLFKGLIGSLLYLTASRPDIIFSVGQCAIFQSDPKQSHFIAVKIILKYLKGTQNVGLWDPKDSSLNLIGYSDADYARCRIDRKSTSGTCQYLGDKLISWFIKKQTSIATSTVESEYLASGSCCAQLLWIQQQLRDYGVDSSDAHIYCDNTSAIAITYNPVLHSRTKHIDICHHFI, encoded by the coding sequence atgatgcaggataaattcgagatgagtatgatgggaaaATTGACATTATTTCTAGGATTAcaagtcagacagatggacaaaGGAATATTCATAAATCAGGTCAAATATACAAAGAAACTTctgaagaagtttggaatggagaattgTTCTGCTGCTAGTACTCCAATGAGTGCTTCAATCAAACTGGATAAGTATGCAGCTGAAACTTCAGTAGATCAAACTCTATTCAAAGGTCTTATAGGATCTTTACTCTATTTGACAGCAAGCAGACCAGACATTATATTCTCAGTTGGTCAGTGTGCAATATTTCAATCTGATCCAAAGCAATCTCACTTCATTGCTGTAAAAATAATTCTGAAGTATCTAAAAGGAACTCAGAATGTTGGTTTATGGGATCCAAAGGACTCAAGTTTGAATCTTATAGGGTATTCAGATGCTGACTATGCTAGATGCAGAATAGATCGTAAAAGCACAAGTGGGACTTGTCAATATCTCGGAGATAAGCTAATTTCTTGGTTCATTAAGAAACAAACTTCTATTGCTACATCTACAGTTGAATCAGAATACTTAGCCTCAGGAAGTTGTTGTGCACAATtgctctggattcaacaacaaCTCAGGGATTATGGTGTTGATTCATCTGATGCACATatctactgtgacaacacaAGTGCAATTGCAATTACATACAACCCTGTCTTACATTCCAGAACAAAGCACATTGACATTTGTCACCATTTCATCTGA
- the LOC140874817 gene encoding uncharacterized protein isoform X2, whose protein sequence is MEEDDDVVCLDSSFFVNDNYQLTKFSFGSQILELYCLQSASRQLVWPGAVLLNNYLSENEEILRGCSVIELGSGVGITGMLCHRFCREVVLTDHNEEVLKILEKNIELHISSQSHAGLKSEKLEWGNPEQLEKILQSHPEGFDLILGADICFQQSSIPSLFDTVAKILAVSHQGKCKFILAYVSRAKVMDALVISEAIRHGLQVSEVAGTRTVVKNLEGVIFEITRGRT, encoded by the exons ATGGAAGAAGATGACGATGTTGTTTGCTTGGATtcatctttcttcgtcaacgaCAA CTACCAATTGACCAAGTTCTCGTTTGGGTCGCAGATTCTTGAGCTGTATTGCCTCCAATCTGCTTCCA GACAGTTGGTATGGCCTGGGGCAGTGCTTTTAAATAATTATCTCTCAGAAAATGAAGAAATTCTCAGAGGCTGTTCCGTTATTGAGCTTGGCTCTGGTGTTG GCATTACGGGGATGCTCTGCCACAGATTTTGTCGTGAAGTAGTTCTAACAGACCATAATGAAGAGGTTCTCAAG ATCCTTGAGAAAAACATAGAGCTGCACATATCATCTCAAAGTCATGCAG GATTAAAATCTGAGAAACTAGAATGGGGAAATCCTGAGCAGCTGGAGAAAATCTTGCAAAGCCATCCTGAAGGATTTGATCTCATTCTTGGCGCCGATATCT GTTTTCAGCAGTCCAGTATTCCTTCGCTCTTTGATACTGTGGCAAAGATTCTCGCAGTTAGCCATCAAGGAAAGTGCAAATTCATATTAGCCTATGTATCCAGAGCAAAAGT AATGGATGCTCTGGTTATCAGTGAAGCGATTCGACATGGATTACAAGTGAGTGAAGTTGCTGGAACCCGGACCGTAGTTAAAAATCTTGAAGGTGTTATATTCGAGATCACGCGTggaagaacatga
- the LOC140874817 gene encoding uncharacterized protein isoform X1, which yields MEEDDDVVCLDSSFFVNDNYQLTKFSFGSQILELYCLQSASTDYDLTGQLVWPGAVLLNNYLSENEEILRGCSVIELGSGVGITGMLCHRFCREVVLTDHNEEVLKILEKNIELHISSQSHAGLKSEKLEWGNPEQLEKILQSHPEGFDLILGADICFQQSSIPSLFDTVAKILAVSHQGKCKFILAYVSRAKVMDALVISEAIRHGLQVSEVAGTRTVVKNLEGVIFEITRGRT from the exons ATGGAAGAAGATGACGATGTTGTTTGCTTGGATtcatctttcttcgtcaacgaCAA CTACCAATTGACCAAGTTCTCGTTTGGGTCGCAGATTCTTGAGCTGTATTGCCTCCAATCTGCTTCCA CTGATTATGATTTGACAGGACAGTTGGTATGGCCTGGGGCAGTGCTTTTAAATAATTATCTCTCAGAAAATGAAGAAATTCTCAGAGGCTGTTCCGTTATTGAGCTTGGCTCTGGTGTTG GCATTACGGGGATGCTCTGCCACAGATTTTGTCGTGAAGTAGTTCTAACAGACCATAATGAAGAGGTTCTCAAG ATCCTTGAGAAAAACATAGAGCTGCACATATCATCTCAAAGTCATGCAG GATTAAAATCTGAGAAACTAGAATGGGGAAATCCTGAGCAGCTGGAGAAAATCTTGCAAAGCCATCCTGAAGGATTTGATCTCATTCTTGGCGCCGATATCT GTTTTCAGCAGTCCAGTATTCCTTCGCTCTTTGATACTGTGGCAAAGATTCTCGCAGTTAGCCATCAAGGAAAGTGCAAATTCATATTAGCCTATGTATCCAGAGCAAAAGT AATGGATGCTCTGGTTATCAGTGAAGCGATTCGACATGGATTACAAGTGAGTGAAGTTGCTGGAACCCGGACCGTAGTTAAAAATCTTGAAGGTGTTATATTCGAGATCACGCGTggaagaacatga